The following are from one region of the Sorghum bicolor cultivar BTx623 chromosome 2, Sorghum_bicolor_NCBIv3, whole genome shotgun sequence genome:
- the LOC8063426 gene encoding uncharacterized protein LOC8063426: MPPGKRMGRPSMEVPDPALTDIENKRAQNIMRLNQRLQQLGVKKLAHIVHQSYAKKPDKKRKADGQLSESIELEAVAPPVAAKGASGKRVLAPDNLEQTRCTRGSIMREKEAAALSLVQAAEVPPPVLDSTLIQNEDGMDIAEEGKCHQLLFPNVNLCDLIHSL, translated from the exons ATGCCGCCGGGGAAGAGGATGGGAAGACCATCAATGGAGGTCCCAG ATCCAGCATTGACTGACATTGAGAACAAGAGGGCTCAGAATATCATGAGGTTGAATCAGAGGTTGCAGCAGTTGGGTGTCAAAAAACTAGCTCACATTGTTCACCagtcatatgctaagaaaccagaTAAGAAAAGGAAGGCTGATGGCCAGCTTAGTGAAAGCATTGAACTTGAG GCTGTGGCACCGCCTGTTGCTGCAAAAGGAGCATCAGGCAAGAGGGTGCTGGCACCTGACAATTTGGAACAAACAAGGTGCACTAGGGGGAGTATCATGAGAGAAAAAGAAGCAGCTGCCCTAAGCCTAGTTCAAGCAGCAGAGGTGCCACCACCAGTACTGGATTCTACTTTAATCCAGAATGAGGATGGGATGGACATTGCTGAAGAAGGCAAGTGCCATCAACTACTTTTCCCCAATGTCAATTTATGTGATCTGATTCATTCGTTGTAG
- the LOC8063427 gene encoding uncharacterized protein LOC8063427, with product MLLKFLVLKDRQHTLVASTQVEQRGLSMGIELDNMTRGLGTRIPVVIKEGKRRPEAPMQAAKLASEGGIILRQHVPIYTSWKEYRKDKDQFNDQLNNFIGKLSIQLNMTGEKDSVTSACADILKRGTIQMRYRLKKKYFDGVPANQVRTTSPCSSMTDEEWRKLVDTWSDPRHKEKCVKSKLNRAKVKFHQCTGSQSYIAVAYVAKQEKYKGIEPTAVDLFKLTHCSKTKGYCESAKKAVDDMEAIMTRSVQEGEQEKTCTEIVSQVLSKSSTFLRNVGLQQPVAAVKTISPQMQEIQAQLEAEKEESAGLRHKLQRLEDQALESETKAKKQDEEIEILKKATANTHKLIRQMISFGQSQVTHQTTP from the exons ATGCTTCTGAAAT ttttagtacttaaggaccgtcaacacacccTAGTTGCAAGTACACAAGTGGAGCAACGTGGATTGAGTATGGGCATAGAACTGGATAACATGACCAGAGGTTTAGGGACTAGGATACCAGTTGTGATAAAGGAAGGGAAAAGAAGGCCGGAGGCACCTATGCAAGCTGCAAAACTAGCTTCTGAGGGTGGGATCATACTCAGGCAACATGTACCCATCTATACAAGTTGGAAAGAGTACAGGAAGGACAAGGATCAATTCAATGACCAATTGAACAACTTCATTGGCAAACTATCT ATACAATTGAACATGACTGGTGAAAAGGATAGTGTAACTTCTGCATGTGCTGACATACTAAAGCGAGGAACCATCCAAATGAGGTATCGGCTCAAGAAGAAATACTTTGATGGGGTACCGGCAAATCAAGTTAGGACTACATCACCATGTTCATCTATGACTGATGAGGAATGGAGAAAGTTGGTGGATACGTGGTCAGACCCTAGACACAAG GAAAAATGTGTGAAGAGCAAACTGAACCGTGCAAAAGTTAAGTTTCATCAGTGTACTGGATCTCAGTCTTACATTGCAGTAGCCTATGTCGCg AAGCAAGAAAAATACAAAGGTATAGAGCCCACTGCAGTTGATCTTTTCAAGTTGACACATTGCAGCAAAACAAAGGGTTACTGTGAATCTGCCAAGAAAGCTGTA GATGATATGGAAGCAATTATGACAAGATCAGTACAAGAAGGGGAGCAAGAAAAGACTTGCACAGAGATTGTTTCCCAAGTGCTGTCAAAGTCTAGCACATTCCTTCGCAATGTGGGACTTCAGCAGCCTGTTGCCGCTGTAAAAACTATTTCGCCACAGATGCAAGAGATACAAGCTCAATTGGAGGCTGAGAAGGAGGAATCTGCAGGACTTCGGCATAAGCTCCAGAGGTTAGAAGACCAAGCACTAGAATCTGAGACAAAAGCTAAGAAACAGGATGAGGAGATTGAGATCCTAAAGAAGGCAACAGCAAATACTCATAAGCTCATTCGGCAGATGATATCATTTGGACAGAGTCAGGTCACTCATCAGACCACTCCTTAA